A single region of the Montipora capricornis isolate CH-2021 chromosome 13, ASM3666992v2, whole genome shotgun sequence genome encodes:
- the LOC138028519 gene encoding craniofacial development protein 2-like, with amino-acid sequence MASLQRASHPLGLNLLTTETETETLRWDMVGHQREDHSWDGGMTLADQNQPEVREPKPSLLGPKSISRIGCWNVRTMYKWGKAAQVTNEMKQNRVDILGVCESRWTGNGRVVLADGTTILYSGRQDGQHQGGVALMLNRLAAKALLEWKPVSERIVRARFYSKYSKLTVIQCYSPTNEADEVDKLNFYEQLQSEVAVTPTHDVLMVIGDLNAKVGRDNIGREDHMGKHGSGEMNENGELFADFCGLNGLVIAGTIFPHKEIHKTTWTSPDKRTKNQIDHITINSRWRTSLLDTRVFRGADIGSDHMLVVGRLRLKLRKVAKKSVRRKLDLDKLKVPATQREFSLRLQNRFEVLAEMEIQEEETGVEDIWQSVKNIYMETGKEVLGYPNMKRKEWISTDTWALAEEIKELKKQLLSNIHHNPAEDLQQQYRAKDRAVKKSARQDKINYIENKAGKQKKQQR; translated from the coding sequence ATGGCAAGTCTGCAGAGGGCTAGTCACCCTCTCGGACTCAATCTACTGACTACAGAAACCGAAACGGAAACTTTACGGTGGGATATGGTTGGTCACCAGAGGGAGGATCATTCTTGGGATGGTGGCATGACGCTTGCTGACCAAAACCAACCGGAAGTCCGTGAGCCGAAACCCTCTCTTCTGGGACCTAAATCCATTTCCAGGATTGGCTGTTGGAATGTACGGACGATGTATAAATGGGGAAAAGCTGCGCAGGTGACCAACGAAATGAAGCAAAATAGAGTTGATATCTTGGGGGTGTGCGAAAGCAGATGGACGGGAAATGGCAGAGTGGTACTAGCTGATGGAACAACTATTTTATATTCCGGCCGACAAGATGGACAACATCAAGGCGGCGTGGCTCTCATGTTAAATAGATTAGCTGCGAAGGCACTCCTGGAATGGAAACCAGTGAGCGAGAGGATAGTCCGTGCTAGGTTCTATTCCAAGTACAGCAAACTCACAGTCATTCAATGCTATTCACCTACAAATGAAGCAGATGAGGTTGACAAGCTTAATTTCTATGAACAATTACAGTCAGAGGTGGCAGTAACACCAACGCATGACGTCCTGATGGTGATAGGAGATCTAAATGCCAAAGTTGGAAGAGACAACATCGGAAGAGAGGACCACATGGGAAAACATGGCTCTGGAGAAATGAATGAGAATGGTGAGCTCTTTGCAGACTTCTGTGGTTTAAATGGCTTGGTTATTGCGGGTACCATCTTCCCTCACAAAGAGATTCATAAAACCACATGGACTTCCCCAGACAAAAGGACTAAAAATCAGATAGATCATATTACCATTAACAGCAGATGGAGAACCTCCCTTCTCGACACTAGGGTGTTTCGGGGTGCAGATATTGGAAGCGACCACATGTTAGTGGTTGGCAGACTGCGGTTGAAACTTAGGAAAGTAGCCAAAAAGTCTGTAAGGAGAAAATTAGATCTTGATAAGCTGAAAGTCCCAGCAACCCAGAGAGAGTTCAGCTTGAGGCTACAGAATAGGTTCGAGGTTCTGGCAGAAATGGAAATTCAGGAGGAAGAAACTGGGGTGGAAGACATCTGGCAAAGTGTTAAGAATATTTATATGGAAACAGGAAAGGAAGTTTTGGGATATCCAAATATGAAAAGGAAAGAGTGGATCTCAACGGATACATGGGCTCTAGCTGAAGAAATAAAAGAGTTAAAGAAACAGCTGTTAAGCAATATCCACCACAATCCAGCCGAGGATCTTCAGCAACAATACCGAGCTAAAGATAGAGCTGTAAAGAAAAGCGCTCGCCAAGACAAGATAAACTACATTGAGAATAAAGCGGGGAAGCAGAAGAAGCAGCAAAGATAA